The following are from one region of the Streptomyces decoyicus genome:
- a CDS encoding response regulator transcription factor encodes MTTKQDDEHRTHDGEAPRSLRIVLADDERMVRTALRVILGAEADMEVVGEASTGAEAVPLIRELRPDIVLMDVRMPEIDGIRATEQVLAGMDEPPRIIVVTTFENDAYVYDALRAGASGFLLKRSGAEDLIQAVRLVARSDSLLFPAAVRRLAARHAGERAAADAARSLRARLSERERAVLRLMTAGLTNAEIAERLGVGPATVKTHVAGVLAKLGVRDRTQAVIAAYECGFVRPG; translated from the coding sequence ATGACCACGAAGCAGGACGACGAGCACCGGACCCACGACGGGGAGGCCCCGCGCTCCCTGCGCATCGTGCTCGCCGACGACGAACGGATGGTACGCACCGCGCTGCGCGTGATCCTGGGCGCCGAGGCGGACATGGAGGTCGTCGGCGAGGCGTCGACCGGGGCCGAGGCGGTGCCGCTGATCCGTGAACTGCGCCCGGACATCGTGCTGATGGACGTCCGGATGCCGGAGATCGACGGGATCCGCGCGACCGAGCAGGTGCTCGCCGGGATGGACGAGCCGCCGCGCATCATCGTGGTGACGACCTTCGAGAACGATGCCTACGTCTATGACGCGCTGCGGGCCGGCGCCAGCGGGTTCCTGCTCAAGCGGTCCGGCGCGGAGGACCTGATCCAGGCCGTACGACTGGTGGCGCGCAGCGACTCGCTGCTGTTCCCGGCGGCGGTGCGCCGGCTGGCCGCCCGGCACGCCGGGGAGCGGGCCGCGGCGGACGCGGCCCGGAGCCTGCGGGCCCGGCTGTCCGAACGGGAGCGTGCGGTACTGCGGCTGATGACGGCCGGGCTGACCAACGCCGAGATCGCGGAGCGGCTGGGGGTGGGTCCGGCCACGGTCAAGACGCATGTGGCGGGGGTGCTGGCCAAGCTCGGGGTGCGGGACCGTACCCAGGCGGTGATCGCCGCGTACGAGTGCGGGTTCGTCCGGCCGGGGTGA
- the thpD gene encoding ectoine hydroxylase, whose product MTTAPERTADLYPTRGTAEVITPRKDPVVWSQPGTAGPFAPSELSDFERDGFFAIGELLTAEEVAVYRAELDRLVLDPTMRADPRSIVEPKSQDVRTVFEVHKISEVFAKLVADPRVVGRARQILGSDVYVHQSRINVKPGFGASGFYWHSDFETWHAEDGLPNMRTVSVSIALTQNYDTNGGLMIMPGSHQHFVGCEGATPKDNYKRSLQMQDAGIPSDEVLTKMADKHSIRLFTGQAGSATWFDCNAMHGSGDNITPYPRSNVFIVFNSVDNEAVEPFAAPVRRPEYIGARDFTPVK is encoded by the coding sequence ATGACCACCGCACCCGAGCGCACCGCCGACCTGTACCCGACCCGTGGGACCGCTGAGGTCATCACCCCGCGGAAGGACCCGGTGGTGTGGTCGCAGCCCGGAACGGCCGGCCCGTTCGCGCCGTCCGAGCTGAGCGACTTCGAACGCGACGGCTTTTTCGCCATCGGGGAACTGCTCACGGCGGAAGAAGTCGCGGTGTACCGCGCCGAACTGGACCGTCTCGTCCTCGACCCGACGATGCGCGCCGACCCGCGCTCCATCGTCGAGCCGAAGTCGCAGGACGTACGGACGGTGTTCGAGGTGCACAAGATCAGCGAGGTGTTCGCCAAGCTGGTCGCCGACCCGCGTGTGGTCGGGCGTGCCCGGCAGATCCTCGGCTCGGACGTCTATGTCCACCAGTCGCGGATCAATGTGAAGCCCGGGTTCGGTGCCTCTGGCTTCTACTGGCACTCGGACTTCGAGACCTGGCACGCCGAGGACGGTCTGCCGAACATGCGCACCGTGTCGGTCTCGATCGCGCTGACGCAGAACTACGACACCAACGGCGGCTTGATGATCATGCCCGGCTCGCACCAGCACTTCGTGGGCTGTGAGGGCGCGACGCCGAAGGACAACTACAAGCGGTCGCTCCAGATGCAGGACGCGGGCATCCCGTCGGACGAGGTGCTGACGAAGATGGCGGACAAGCACAGCATCCGGCTCTTCACCGGCCAGGCCGGCTCGGCGACCTGGTTCGACTGCAATGCGATGCACGGTTCGGGTGACAACATCACGCCGTACCCGCGCAGCAATGTCTTCATCGTCTTCAACAGCGTGGACAACGAAGCGGTGGAGCCGTTCGCGGCGCCGGTCCGGCGCCCGGAGTACATCGGAGCCCGGGACTTCACGCCGGTGAAGTAG
- a CDS encoding aminotransferase class V-fold PLP-dependent enzyme, translating to MYRREPLGGAEFAPETTYLNSASSGLLPRRSADALRAAIEESASHGTMGRDYLAAATASRAAFARLLDVPAERVAVGSSVAVQSAFVAASLPAGAEVLAPEGDFSSLVNPLAAHPGIKLRTVPLEALADAVRPGTALVAFSAVQSLDGRIADMAAVREAAAAHGARTYLDITQAAGWLPLRAADFDFVVAGAFKWLLCPRGTTFMAFGGEYGRGEEWPAALHAGWVAGEDIGESNYGLIQPAATARRFDEPHAHYSYVGAEQSLGLLGELGVETVHAHNTALADHYRAGLAERGLTPRPAPGSAIVSTPGVADAEHRLTEAGVRISVRGGLLRAAFHLYNSTDDVDRLLDLLG from the coding sequence ATGTATCGACGTGAGCCACTCGGCGGGGCCGAATTCGCGCCCGAGACGACCTATCTGAACTCCGCCTCCAGCGGACTCCTTCCACGGCGCAGCGCCGACGCCCTGCGCGCGGCCATCGAGGAGTCCGCCTCCCACGGCACGATGGGCCGCGACTACCTCGCTGCCGCCACGGCCTCCCGTGCCGCCTTCGCCCGGCTGCTGGACGTCCCCGCCGAACGGGTCGCCGTCGGCAGCTCGGTCGCGGTGCAGTCCGCTTTCGTCGCCGCCTCGCTCCCGGCGGGCGCCGAAGTGCTCGCTCCTGAGGGCGACTTCAGCTCCCTGGTCAATCCGCTCGCCGCCCACCCGGGGATCAAGCTGCGCACCGTGCCGCTGGAGGCGCTCGCCGATGCGGTGCGCCCCGGCACCGCGCTGGTCGCCTTCAGCGCCGTGCAGTCACTGGACGGCCGGATCGCCGATATGGCGGCGGTCCGCGAGGCCGCGGCGGCCCACGGGGCGCGCACCTACCTCGACATCACCCAGGCCGCCGGCTGGCTGCCGCTGCGCGCCGCCGACTTCGACTTCGTCGTCGCCGGGGCCTTCAAGTGGCTGCTGTGCCCGCGCGGGACGACCTTCATGGCCTTCGGCGGGGAGTACGGGCGGGGCGAGGAGTGGCCGGCCGCACTCCATGCGGGCTGGGTCGCCGGGGAGGACATCGGCGAGTCCAACTACGGGCTGATCCAGCCGGCGGCCACCGCCCGCCGCTTCGACGAACCACACGCCCACTACTCCTACGTGGGCGCCGAGCAGTCCCTCGGCCTCCTCGGGGAGCTGGGCGTGGAGACCGTCCACGCCCACAACACCGCGCTCGCCGACCACTATCGCGCGGGGCTGGCCGAGCGCGGTCTGACACCCCGCCCCGCGCCCGGCTCGGCGATCGTCTCCACCCCCGGGGTCGCGGACGCGGAGCACCGGCTGACCGAGGCGGGCGTGCGGATCTCGGTGCGCGGCGGGCTGCTCCGCGCGGCCTTCCACCTCTACAACTCGACGGACGACGTGGACCGGCTGCTGGACCTGCTGGGCTAG
- a CDS encoding ectoine synthase: MIVRSFKDIEGTDRHVKAKSGTWESKRIVLAKERVGFSLHETTLYAGTETSMWYANHIEAVLCVEGEAELTNDENGEKHLITPGTMYLLDGHEKHTMRIKKDFRCVCVFNPPVTGREDHDENGVYPLLTEPESEPETV; encoded by the coding sequence GTGATCGTCCGATCCTTCAAGGACATCGAAGGCACCGACCGCCACGTCAAGGCCAAGTCCGGCACCTGGGAGAGCAAGCGCATCGTGCTCGCCAAGGAGCGCGTCGGCTTCTCGCTGCACGAGACCACCCTGTACGCCGGTACGGAGACGTCGATGTGGTACGCGAACCACATCGAAGCCGTACTCTGCGTAGAGGGCGAGGCCGAGCTCACGAACGACGAGAACGGCGAGAAGCACCTCATCACGCCGGGCACGATGTACCTCCTCGACGGGCACGAGAAGCACACCATGCGGATCAAGAAGGACTTCCGCTGCGTCTGCGTCTTCAACCCGCCGGTCACCGGCCGCGAGGACCACGACGAGAACGGGGTCTACCCGCTGCTCACCGAGCCCGAGTCGGAGCCCGAGACGGTCTGA
- a CDS encoding alkene reductase, whose translation MTTAFDPVDLAGTPLANRIVMAPMTRNRATEGGGVPTDSMVTYYTQRASAGLIITEASQTCVVGQGYPFTPGLHTSEQIAGWRRVTDAVHAAGGRIFAQLWHGGRIGHPVLLPDGLIPVGPSPVAAACQVFTEDGMADCVTPHELTDAEIRTTVAEFAAAARNAVEAGFDGVEIHGANGYLVHQFLAPNSNLRTDDWGGSTEGRIRFAVEVTRAVADAVGAHRTGLRLSPGNPFNGIEEPAPEPLYTALLQAVEPIGLAYLHLCDVPDHELIARLRGHFTGTFLLNPADGGRPAGLEDLPLIEDGTADLLAFGRQFLANPDLPRRLARGGPFNTPDRAGFYGGDDTGYLDYPALDA comes from the coding sequence GTGACCACCGCGTTCGACCCCGTAGACCTCGCCGGTACCCCGCTCGCCAACCGCATCGTCATGGCCCCCATGACGCGCAACCGGGCAACCGAGGGCGGCGGGGTGCCGACCGACTCGATGGTCACGTACTACACCCAGCGCGCCTCGGCCGGGCTGATCATCACCGAGGCCAGCCAGACCTGCGTGGTGGGCCAGGGCTACCCCTTCACCCCCGGCCTGCACACGTCCGAGCAGATCGCGGGCTGGCGCCGGGTGACCGACGCGGTGCACGCCGCCGGTGGCCGGATCTTCGCGCAGCTGTGGCACGGCGGCCGGATCGGCCACCCGGTGCTGCTGCCGGACGGGCTGATACCGGTCGGCCCGTCCCCGGTGGCCGCGGCCTGCCAGGTCTTCACCGAGGACGGCATGGCGGACTGCGTCACCCCGCACGAGCTCACCGACGCCGAAATCCGCACGACCGTGGCGGAGTTCGCGGCCGCCGCCCGCAACGCCGTCGAGGCGGGCTTCGACGGGGTGGAGATCCACGGCGCCAACGGCTACCTCGTCCACCAGTTCCTGGCCCCCAACAGCAATCTGCGCACCGACGACTGGGGCGGCTCGACCGAGGGCCGGATCCGGTTCGCGGTCGAGGTCACCCGGGCGGTGGCCGACGCGGTCGGCGCGCACCGCACCGGCCTGCGGCTCTCCCCGGGCAACCCCTTCAACGGCATCGAGGAGCCCGCCCCCGAGCCGCTCTACACCGCGCTGCTCCAGGCCGTCGAACCCATCGGGCTTGCCTACCTGCACTTGTGCGACGTCCCCGACCACGAGCTGATCGCCCGGCTGCGGGGGCACTTCACCGGCACCTTCCTGCTCAATCCGGCCGACGGCGGGCGCCCCGCCGGCCTTGAGGACCTGCCGCTGATCGAGGACGGTACGGCCGATCTGCTGGCCTTCGGCCGGCAGTTCCTCGCCAACCCCGACCTGCCCCGGCGGCTCGCGCGCGGCGGCCCCTTCAACACCCCGGACCGGGCGGGCTTCTACGGCGGCGACGACACCGGCTACCTCGACTACCCGGCGCTGGACGCCTGA
- a CDS encoding class I SAM-dependent methyltransferase, protein MTSSQGFLGFWETTGSAKTFTHPLDPALLDAYVPRGARVLDYGCGYGRLTAELAGLGYGAVRGVDVSAALIARGRREHPGLELMRCPGLPLPFEDGAFDAALLFAVLTCVPGDADQTAIVGELGRLVRPGGVLYLSDVPLQNDALNRERYARFAERYGTYGVFETPDGGVFRHHPPERLRGLLREAGFSVQKERVGVVGTLDGRTAERLQLIARREPAAPQPPPGPASG, encoded by the coding sequence ATGACCTCGTCACAGGGATTTCTCGGCTTCTGGGAGACGACCGGGTCCGCCAAGACCTTCACCCATCCACTCGATCCGGCGCTGCTGGATGCCTACGTACCGCGGGGCGCGCGGGTTCTGGACTACGGCTGCGGCTACGGGCGGCTGACCGCCGAGCTGGCCGGGCTCGGGTACGGCGCGGTGCGCGGGGTGGATGTCTCGGCGGCGCTGATCGCGCGGGGGCGGCGGGAGCATCCGGGGCTGGAGCTGATGCGGTGCCCCGGGTTGCCGCTGCCGTTCGAGGACGGCGCCTTCGACGCGGCGCTGTTGTTCGCGGTGCTCACCTGCGTTCCCGGGGACGCGGACCAGACGGCGATCGTCGGGGAGCTGGGCCGGCTGGTGCGGCCCGGCGGGGTGCTGTATCTGAGCGATGTGCCGTTGCAGAACGATGCGCTCAACCGCGAGCGGTATGCGCGGTTCGCGGAGCGCTACGGGACGTACGGGGTGTTCGAGACGCCCGATGGCGGGGTGTTCCGGCACCATCCGCCGGAGCGGCTGCGGGGGCTGCTGCGGGAGGCGGGCTTCTCGGTGCAAAAGGAACGGGTCGGTGTGGTGGGCACGCTGGACGGGCGGACCGCGGAGCGGCTTCAGCTCATCGCCCGCAGGGAGCCGGCGGCGCCTCAGCCGCCGCCAGGTCCAGCGTCAGGGTGA
- a CDS encoding sensor histidine kinase encodes MPFFLLASVALPFFADGADPLRQVGWQFVAFGCALPPAALAALLFPLLRPLEVAAVRSLCGVPAERLAEGPAVSWAARRRTALWFVAHLLAGGIVSGMTLSAPPAAVLLLLLPFSDSLRHTAPGWPNAFHGVLGPLAGLALLALVTGTAWGAGALLGRWAPVLLGPTPADRLAAAERRAADLASRNRLARELHDAVGHALSAVTLQASAARRVLDADPEFARQALAAIEETTREAVAELDTVLGLLREEDGADPAAPAPTLDGLEALLGRTRAAGVAVEATVEGPCATLAPVVSREAYRIVQEGLSNALRHAGPVPVRLHLQVEEGELTIRLENPVTGTAGGSPAAAARSGGGRGLRGIAERARLLGGEATAAADDGVWRLTVRLPPGGTTAR; translated from the coding sequence ATGCCGTTCTTCCTGCTGGCATCGGTGGCTCTCCCGTTCTTCGCGGACGGTGCCGATCCGCTGCGCCAAGTGGGCTGGCAGTTCGTCGCGTTCGGCTGTGCGCTGCCACCGGCCGCCCTGGCCGCACTGCTCTTCCCGCTGCTGCGGCCGCTGGAGGTGGCCGCCGTGCGGTCGCTGTGCGGAGTGCCCGCGGAGCGGCTGGCCGAGGGACCCGCCGTCTCGTGGGCGGCCCGGCGGCGTACGGCACTGTGGTTCGTGGCGCACCTGCTGGCCGGGGGGATCGTCAGCGGGATGACGCTGTCCGCGCCGCCGGCCGCGGTCCTGCTGCTGTTGCTGCCGTTCTCCGACTCGTTGCGGCACACCGCGCCGGGGTGGCCGAACGCCTTCCACGGCGTACTGGGGCCGCTCGCCGGGCTCGCGCTGCTGGCCCTGGTGACCGGCACCGCCTGGGGGGCCGGTGCCCTGCTGGGCCGCTGGGCCCCGGTGCTGCTGGGGCCGACACCCGCCGACCGGCTGGCCGCCGCCGAACGCCGGGCGGCCGATCTGGCGTCCCGCAACCGCCTGGCCCGCGAACTGCACGATGCCGTCGGACATGCGCTGAGCGCGGTCACCCTCCAGGCGAGCGCGGCCCGCCGGGTCCTGGACGCGGACCCGGAGTTCGCCCGCCAGGCACTCGCCGCCATCGAGGAGACCACCCGCGAGGCGGTCGCCGAACTGGACACCGTACTGGGCCTGTTGCGCGAGGAGGACGGCGCCGATCCGGCCGCGCCCGCACCGACCCTGGACGGCCTGGAGGCCCTGCTCGGCCGGACCCGGGCGGCGGGCGTGGCGGTGGAGGCGACGGTCGAGGGGCCGTGCGCGACGCTGGCGCCGGTGGTCTCGCGGGAGGCCTACCGGATCGTGCAGGAAGGCCTCAGCAACGCCCTGCGGCATGCCGGGCCGGTGCCGGTCCGGCTCCATCTCCAGGTGGAAGAAGGGGAGTTGACGATCCGGCTGGAGAATCCGGTGACCGGTACGGCGGGCGGCTCCCCCGCGGCGGCGGCCCGTTCGGGCGGGGGCCGCGGGCTGCGGGGGATCGCCGAACGGGCACGGCTGCTGGGCGGCGAGGCGACGGCCGCGGCCGATGACGGCGTGTGGCGGCTGACGGTCCGGTTGCCGCCCGGGGGAACGACGGCGCGATGA
- a CDS encoding GNAT family N-acetyltransferase, producing the protein MHPTTHDAAVQVRAATRADLAAIAALHTGARAASHRARFPDTPFDVPAEHAREHEAWSRVLERDDTPALCAARHGTVVGAASYRSRAGHRRPAVTLHQLHVDPHHWGTGIGSALHTACLRAWRTAGFSRAVLDVRWHNHRARAFYDALGWRPDPERRPAPDATHLTLTLDLAAAEAPPAPCGR; encoded by the coding sequence GTGCACCCCACCACCCACGACGCCGCCGTCCAGGTCCGTGCGGCAACCCGCGCGGACCTGGCGGCGATCGCCGCCCTGCACACCGGCGCCCGTGCCGCCTCGCACCGTGCGCGGTTCCCGGACACGCCCTTCGACGTCCCGGCCGAGCACGCCCGCGAGCACGAGGCCTGGTCGCGCGTCCTGGAGCGGGACGACACCCCCGCGCTCTGCGCCGCACGGCACGGCACGGTCGTCGGCGCGGCCTCGTACCGGAGCCGTGCCGGGCACCGCCGGCCGGCCGTCACGCTCCACCAGCTCCATGTCGACCCCCACCACTGGGGCACCGGCATCGGCAGCGCCCTGCACACCGCCTGTCTGCGGGCCTGGCGCACGGCCGGTTTCTCCCGGGCGGTCCTCGACGTCCGCTGGCACAACCACCGCGCCCGTGCCTTCTACGACGCCCTGGGCTGGCGCCCCGACCCGGAACGCCGTCCCGCCCCCGACGCCACCCACCTCACCCTGACGCTGGACCTGGCGGCGGCTGAGGCGCCGCCGGCTCCCTGCGGGCGATGA
- a CDS encoding IclR family transcriptional regulator — MSAAETGGSQVKSAVRTVELLEYFAGRPGMHSLASVQEAVGYPKSSLYMLLRTLVDLGWVETDATGTRYGIGVRALLVGTSYIDGDEVVAAARPTLDRLSDDTTETIHLARLDGTNVVYLATRQSQHYLRPFTRVGRRLPAHSTSLGKALLATYTDDQVRAMLPPTLTQLTEHTLTDREQLIEELHAVREQGYAVDREENTLGLRCFGVAIPYRTPARDAISCSVPVARLTPAHEQMIKDTLFDARDRLTLATRRL, encoded by the coding sequence ATGTCAGCTGCCGAGACCGGTGGATCTCAGGTCAAGTCCGCGGTGCGGACGGTGGAATTGCTCGAGTACTTCGCGGGCCGTCCCGGTATGCACAGTCTGGCCTCCGTCCAGGAAGCGGTCGGCTACCCGAAATCCAGCCTCTACATGCTGCTGCGCACCCTGGTCGACCTGGGCTGGGTCGAGACCGACGCCACGGGCACCCGCTACGGTATCGGCGTCCGCGCGCTCCTGGTCGGCACGTCCTACATCGACGGCGACGAGGTGGTGGCCGCGGCCCGGCCGACGCTGGACCGGCTCTCCGACGACACCACCGAGACCATCCACCTCGCCCGTCTGGACGGCACCAACGTCGTCTACCTCGCCACCCGCCAGTCGCAGCACTATCTGCGGCCCTTCACCCGCGTCGGCCGGCGGCTGCCCGCGCACTCCACCTCGCTGGGCAAGGCGCTGCTCGCCACGTACACCGACGACCAGGTGCGGGCGATGCTGCCGCCGACCCTCACGCAGCTGACCGAGCACACCCTCACCGACCGCGAGCAGCTCATCGAGGAGCTGCATGCGGTGCGCGAGCAGGGTTATGCGGTCGACCGCGAGGAGAACACCCTGGGCCTGCGCTGCTTCGGCGTCGCGATCCCTTATCGCACCCCGGCACGGGACGCGATCAGCTGCTCGGTGCCGGTGGCCCGGCTGACCCCGGCCCATGAGCAGATGATCAAGGACACCCTCTTCGACGCCCGCGACCGGCTGACGCTGGCCACCCGGCGACTGTGA
- a CDS encoding 5-dehydro-4-deoxyglucarate dehydratase gives MTAFAPDGTLDLAAFRAHVRAGIDAGAAAVFACCGTGEFHALTPEEFTDCVAAAVEEADGRVPVVAGAGYGTALAARFARLAHDAGADGLLALPPYLVVADQQGLLRHYTELAAASPLPVIVYQRDNAVFTPATVAALARTEGIIGLKDGVGDLDLLQRIISTVRTESPDEDFLYFNGLPTAELTGPAYLGLGVRLYSSAVFAFAPEIALAFHRALSRGDDHTVQRLTDGFYRPLVELRNQGRGYAVSLVKAGVRLRGLEVGEVRPPLSEPAPAHVEELAGLIEQGLALVADGPGTGV, from the coding sequence GTGACTGCGTTCGCGCCGGACGGCACCCTGGACCTGGCGGCCTTCCGCGCCCATGTACGCGCCGGCATCGACGCGGGCGCGGCCGCCGTCTTCGCCTGCTGCGGCACCGGCGAATTCCATGCGCTCACCCCCGAGGAGTTCACCGACTGCGTCGCGGCCGCGGTCGAGGAGGCCGATGGCCGGGTGCCGGTCGTCGCCGGTGCGGGCTACGGCACCGCGCTCGCCGCCCGGTTCGCCCGTCTCGCCCACGACGCGGGCGCCGACGGCCTGCTCGCCCTGCCGCCCTACCTCGTCGTCGCCGACCAGCAGGGACTGCTGCGGCACTACACCGAACTCGCCGCCGCCTCCCCGCTCCCCGTCATCGTCTACCAGCGTGACAACGCCGTCTTCACACCGGCCACCGTCGCCGCCCTGGCCCGGACCGAGGGCATCATCGGCCTCAAGGACGGCGTGGGCGACCTGGATCTGCTCCAGCGCATCATCAGCACCGTCCGCACCGAGTCCCCCGACGAGGACTTCCTCTACTTCAACGGGCTGCCCACCGCCGAACTCACCGGCCCCGCCTACCTGGGCCTGGGCGTCCGCCTCTACTCCTCCGCCGTCTTCGCCTTCGCCCCCGAGATCGCCCTCGCCTTCCACCGGGCGCTGAGCCGCGGCGACGACCACACCGTCCAGCGGCTGACGGACGGCTTCTACCGGCCGCTGGTCGAACTGCGCAACCAGGGCCGCGGCTATGCCGTTTCGCTGGTCAAGGCGGGCGTACGGCTGCGCGGCCTGGAGGTCGGCGAGGTCCGGCCGCCGCTCAGTGAACCGGCCCCCGCGCACGTCGAGGAGCTGGCCGGGCTGATCGAACAGGGCCTGGCTCTGGTCGCGGACGGGCCGGGGACCGGCGTCTGA
- a CDS encoding aldehyde dehydrogenase (NADP(+)), translated as MAAAPVWSVDPRTGKQREQVAVEATADEVDTVVRAAHAARGTLADRAVRTALLRRAADLLDEAGEAVIEAADAETALGPGRLTGELGRTTYQLRAFADLVQEGAFLDVRIDHADPGLAPPRPDLRRYKIPLGPVAVYSASNFPLAFSVPGGDTASALAAGCPVVVKAHPDHPATSELCAALLRRAAAEVGLPEGVLSLVHGFQAGIDLVRHPLITAAGFTGSVRGGRALYDAAAARPHPIPFHGELGSLNPVVVTEAAAGERAEQIGAGLGGAMTLGVGQFCVKPGLVLAPAGAGGDRLLKSLTDAVSDTEAGVLLDHRMREAFLDGVRTRAALPDVEAPVTPGAGSEHTVSAGFLAVPAARLAAEGPHDLLLEECFGPVTVVARYTDEAEIGAVLARLPGNLSATLHLGAAEGAGTDEDGRGARLLAEVTPLAGRVVVNGWPTGVAVAPAQHHGGPYPATTSTSTSVGGTAVERWLRPVAYQDTPPALLPPELREDNPLGLPRRVDGRPEGA; from the coding sequence GTGGCAGCAGCACCAGTCTGGAGTGTCGACCCCCGAACCGGGAAGCAGCGGGAACAGGTTGCGGTGGAGGCCACAGCCGACGAGGTGGACACCGTGGTCCGCGCGGCACACGCCGCCCGCGGCACGCTCGCCGACCGTGCCGTACGCACCGCCCTGTTGCGCCGCGCCGCCGATCTGCTCGACGAGGCGGGCGAGGCGGTCATCGAGGCCGCCGACGCCGAGACCGCGCTCGGTCCCGGCCGGCTCACCGGCGAACTCGGCCGCACCACCTACCAGTTGCGGGCCTTCGCCGACCTCGTGCAGGAGGGCGCGTTCCTCGACGTGCGGATCGACCACGCCGACCCCGGCCTCGCTCCGCCCCGCCCCGACCTGCGCCGTTACAAGATCCCGCTGGGCCCCGTCGCGGTCTACTCCGCCAGCAACTTCCCGCTCGCCTTCTCGGTGCCGGGCGGCGACACCGCCAGCGCCCTCGCGGCCGGCTGCCCCGTCGTGGTCAAGGCACACCCGGACCACCCGGCCACCTCCGAGCTGTGCGCCGCACTGCTGCGTCGTGCCGCCGCCGAGGTCGGCCTGCCGGAGGGCGTGCTGAGCCTGGTCCACGGCTTCCAGGCCGGTATCGACCTGGTGCGCCACCCACTGATCACCGCGGCCGGGTTCACCGGCTCGGTGCGCGGCGGCCGCGCCCTGTACGACGCGGCCGCGGCCCGCCCGCACCCCATCCCCTTCCACGGCGAGCTGGGCAGCCTCAACCCCGTCGTGGTCACCGAGGCCGCGGCCGGGGAGCGCGCCGAGCAGATCGGCGCCGGACTGGGCGGTGCGATGACGCTCGGCGTCGGCCAGTTCTGCGTCAAGCCGGGCCTGGTCCTGGCGCCCGCGGGCGCCGGCGGCGACCGGCTGCTGAAGTCGCTGACCGACGCGGTCAGCGACACCGAGGCCGGGGTGCTGCTCGACCACCGGATGCGGGAGGCGTTCCTCGACGGGGTCCGTACCCGCGCCGCCCTCCCCGACGTCGAGGCGCCGGTGACGCCGGGCGCGGGCAGCGAGCACACCGTCAGCGCCGGCTTCCTCGCCGTCCCCGCCGCCCGCCTCGCCGCCGAAGGGCCGCACGACCTCCTGCTGGAGGAGTGCTTCGGCCCGGTCACCGTCGTCGCCCGCTACACCGACGAGGCCGAGATCGGCGCCGTCCTCGCCCGGCTGCCCGGCAACCTCTCCGCGACCCTGCACCTCGGTGCCGCGGAGGGCGCCGGTACCGACGAGGACGGCCGAGGCGCCCGGCTGCTGGCCGAGGTCACCCCGCTCGCCGGACGGGTGGTCGTCAACGGCTGGCCGACCGGTGTCGCGGTCGCCCCCGCCCAGCACCACGGCGGCCCCTACCCGGCCACGACGTCCACCTCCACCTCCGTCGGCGGCACCGCCGTCGAACGCTGGCTGCGCCCGGTCGCCTACCAGGACACCCCGCCCGCGCTGCTGCCGCCCGAGCTGCGCGAGGACAACCCGCTCGGCCTGCCACGCCGGGTCGACGGCCGGCCCGAGGGCGCCTAG
- a CDS encoding DsbA family oxidoreductase, translating to MRVEIWSDIACPWCYIGKARFEAGLAAFAHRDGVEVVHRSFELDPKAPAATDIPVLDMLATKYGVSREQAEAMEARVADAAAGEGLDYRSDRIHGNTFDLHRLLHAARAHGVQDALLDAFYRANFAEARTLGDPAVLRGTAVGAGLPAEEADRVLADPEAYAQEVRADEREAAELGATGVPFFVIDRRYGISGGQPAEVFRQALERAHADGVVPIPAAGEAAVCGDDGCAVPGK from the coding sequence ATGCGCGTCGAAATCTGGTCCGACATCGCCTGCCCCTGGTGCTACATCGGCAAGGCCCGCTTCGAGGCCGGGCTCGCCGCCTTCGCGCACCGCGACGGTGTCGAGGTGGTGCACCGCTCCTTCGAGCTGGACCCGAAGGCGCCGGCCGCCACCGACATCCCGGTGCTCGACATGCTCGCCACGAAGTACGGGGTGAGCCGCGAGCAGGCCGAGGCGATGGAGGCCAGGGTGGCCGATGCGGCGGCGGGGGAGGGGCTGGACTACCGCTCCGACCGGATCCACGGCAACACCTTCGACCTGCACCGGCTGCTGCACGCCGCGCGGGCGCACGGCGTCCAGGACGCCCTGCTCGACGCCTTCTACCGTGCCAACTTCGCCGAGGCCAGGACGCTCGGCGACCCCGCCGTGCTCCGCGGGACCGCCGTCGGCGCGGGGCTGCCCGCCGAGGAGGCCGACCGGGTGCTCGCCGACCCTGAGGCGTACGCACAGGAGGTGCGCGCCGACGAGCGCGAGGCCGCGGAGCTGGGCGCCACCGGTGTGCCGTTCTTCGTCATCGACCGCCGCTACGGCATCTCCGGCGGCCAGCCCGCCGAGGTCTTCCGGCAGGCCCTGGAGCGCGCGCACGCCGACGGTGTGGTGCCGATCCCGGCGGCCGGCGAGGCCGCGGTGTGCGGGGACGACGGCTGCGCCGTGCCCGGGAAGTGA